The following proteins are encoded in a genomic region of [Eubacterium] hominis:
- a CDS encoding glycosyltransferase family 4 protein encodes MKILVVCQYYYPENFQITPICEELASKGNEVTVLTGLPNYPIGIVPNEYKKGKRDEYINNVHVIRCYEVGRKSGIFYLALNYLSFYISASHHILKQNEKFDLVFIYQLSPILMGVPACKYAKKYKLPLFLYCCDLWPESIKMYIRNENNLIFRIFKHISKKVYSSCDEIAVQSYSFISYLSTIHQINEKNIIYLPAFADESYLQMNFESKNDIVDFVFLGNLGIAQNLIAVLESIKLIREKKGFKVHFVGDGTCLKEMKAYVKENNLEDIVEFYGRRPVEEMVKFYTLADVCIVSLKSDNKTGLTLPSKVQGYMAAGKPIIGMIDGDTKKVIKDSKCGICVPAGDIDGFSRAMVYLIDNKNILKELGTNARDYFKKKYRKKMFIDCLEKEFNKLRRNYNDNI; translated from the coding sequence ATGAAAATCCTAGTTGTTTGTCAATATTATTATCCAGAAAATTTTCAGATTACTCCAATTTGTGAAGAATTGGCTTCTAAAGGGAATGAAGTAACTGTTTTAACTGGTCTCCCTAATTATCCAATAGGGATTGTACCAAATGAATATAAAAAAGGAAAAAGAGATGAATATATAAACAATGTACATGTTATCAGATGCTATGAGGTTGGAAGAAAAAGTGGTATATTTTATTTGGCTTTAAATTACTTGAGTTTTTATATATCAGCTTCACATCATATATTAAAACAAAACGAAAAATTTGATTTAGTTTTTATATACCAATTATCTCCAATTTTAATGGGAGTACCAGCCTGCAAATATGCTAAGAAGTATAAATTACCATTATTTTTGTATTGTTGTGATTTGTGGCCTGAATCTATAAAAATGTATATAAGAAATGAAAATAATCTTATATTTAGAATTTTTAAACATATTAGTAAAAAAGTATATTCATCTTGTGATGAAATTGCGGTTCAGTCATATAGTTTTATTTCTTATTTAAGTACAATTCATCAAATTAACGAAAAAAATATTATATACTTACCGGCATTTGCAGATGAAAGTTATTTACAAATGAATTTTGAATCTAAGAATGATATTGTGGATTTTGTATTTCTAGGAAATCTTGGCATTGCGCAAAATTTAATCGCTGTTTTAGAATCAATTAAATTGATACGTGAAAAAAAAGGGTTTAAAGTTCATTTTGTAGGTGATGGTACATGCTTGAAAGAAATGAAGGCATACGTAAAAGAAAATAACTTAGAGGATATCGTTGAATTCTATGGTAGAAGACCAGTAGAAGAAATGGTCAAATTCTATACATTAGCTGATGTATGTATTGTTTCTTTGAAATCTGATAATAAAACAGGGCTAACATTACCATCAAAAGTACAAGGCTATATGGCGGCGGGTAAACCTATTATTGGCATGATTGATGGGGATACAAAAAAAGTTATAAAGGATTCAAAATGTGGAATCTGTGTTCCAGCAGGTGACATAGATGGGTTTTCGAGAGCGATGGTTTATTTAATAGACAACAAAAATATATTAAAAGAACTTGGTACAAATGCAAGAGACTATTTCAAAAAAAAATATAGAAAGAAAATGTTTATAGATTGTTTAGAGAAAGAATTCAATAAATTAAGGAGGAATTACAATGACAATATTTAA
- a CDS encoding polysaccharide biosynthesis protein, whose amino-acid sequence MTIFKDKILLITGGTGSFGNAVLNRFLKTDIGEIRIFSRDELKQDDMRHYYQAKFPEVSDKLKFYIGNVRDVNSIKNAMHGVDYVFHAAALKQVPSCEFFPIEAVKTNVLGTENVLTAAIECGVKKVVCLSTDKAAYPVNAMGTSKAMMEKVIIAKSRTVDPEKTSIMCTRYGNVLASRGSVIPLFISQINDGKPLTVTEPSMTRFVMTLEEAVDLVLFAFEHGTSGDIFVQKAPACTIEVLAHAVKDLFRADNEIKVIGIRHGEKMYETLLTNEECANAIDLGDFYRVPCDKRDLNYDKYFIHGDIKRNHLKEFNSSNTELLNVEQVKEKLLNLPFIKEELEKLNKERAV is encoded by the coding sequence ATGACAATATTTAAAGATAAAATATTATTAATTACAGGAGGAACAGGATCTTTTGGCAATGCTGTTTTAAACAGGTTTCTAAAAACAGATATAGGAGAGATACGTATTTTTTCAAGAGATGAATTGAAACAAGATGATATGCGACATTATTATCAAGCTAAATTTCCAGAAGTTTCAGATAAATTGAAATTTTATATTGGAAATGTGAGAGATGTTAATAGTATAAAAAATGCAATGCATGGAGTAGATTACGTATTTCACGCAGCTGCATTAAAACAAGTACCATCTTGTGAATTTTTCCCTATTGAAGCAGTAAAAACTAATGTATTAGGTACTGAAAATGTATTAACTGCCGCAATAGAATGCGGAGTAAAAAAGGTTGTATGCTTATCAACTGATAAAGCAGCATATCCAGTGAATGCAATGGGAACGAGTAAAGCAATGATGGAAAAAGTTATTATTGCAAAATCAAGAACAGTAGACCCAGAAAAAACAAGTATTATGTGTACAAGATATGGAAATGTATTAGCATCAAGAGGTTCTGTTATACCTCTTTTTATTTCACAAATTAATGATGGAAAACCATTAACTGTTACTGAACCTAGCATGACTAGGTTTGTAATGACATTAGAAGAGGCCGTAGATTTAGTACTATTTGCATTTGAGCATGGTACTAGTGGAGATATCTTTGTACAAAAAGCACCTGCATGTACGATTGAAGTGTTAGCACATGCAGTTAAAGATTTGTTCCGTGCAGACAATGAGATAAAAGTTATTGGTATACGACATGGGGAAAAAATGTATGAAACATTATTAACTAATGAAGAATGCGCAAATGCAATTGATTTGGGAGATTTTTATAGGGTGCCGTGTGATAAGAGAGATTTAAATTATGATAAATATTTTATACATGGGGATATAAAAAGAAATCACTTAAAAGAATTCAATTCAAGCAATACAGAGTTATTAAATGTTGAGCAAGTAAAAGAAAAATTACTTAATTTACCATTTATAAAAGAAGAATTGGAAAAATTAAATAAAGAGAGGGCTGTTTAA
- a CDS encoding sugar nucleotide-binding protein: MNFLVLGSSGMAGHTIALYLQEKGHKVTGFSRKKIDFIDTIIGDAKDLELLRGIILAGKYDAIINCIGILNQNAEKNKTDAIFLNGYLPHYLVSITEALETKIIQMSTDCVFSGKNGNYTENSIKDGDTFYDRTKAIGEIIDKKNITLRNSIIGPDINPNGIGLFNWFMSQKKVVKGYTKVMWTGLTTLQLAKIIERMTMKNISGLYNMVPSYNISKYDLLKLFNYYMKEDLLEIVPFDKISIDKTLIRTNYEFKDEVPTYEEMIFEMSEWIKKHKILYPHYDFNE; this comes from the coding sequence ATGAATTTTTTAGTGTTAGGCTCTAGTGGAATGGCAGGACATACCATTGCTTTATATCTCCAAGAAAAGGGTCATAAGGTAACAGGATTTTCTAGAAAAAAAATAGATTTTATAGATACGATTATTGGTGACGCAAAGGATTTAGAATTGCTTAGAGGAATTATTTTAGCTGGCAAATATGATGCTATAATAAATTGTATTGGAATATTAAATCAGAATGCTGAAAAAAATAAAACTGATGCTATTTTTTTGAATGGATATTTACCACATTATCTTGTATCTATTACAGAAGCATTAGAGACAAAAATAATTCAAATGAGCACAGATTGTGTTTTTTCTGGTAAAAATGGAAATTATACTGAAAATTCAATTAAAGATGGAGATACATTTTATGATAGAACGAAGGCAATTGGTGAAATAATAGATAAAAAAAATATCACTTTAAGAAATTCAATTATTGGTCCAGATATAAATCCGAATGGCATTGGTTTATTTAATTGGTTTATGAGCCAAAAAAAAGTGGTTAAAGGATATACAAAAGTAATGTGGACTGGTTTAACAACATTACAACTCGCGAAAATCATAGAAAGAATGACTATGAAAAATATAAGTGGATTGTATAATATGGTACCAAGTTATAATATTAGTAAATATGATCTTTTAAAACTATTTAATTATTATATGAAAGAGGATTTATTAGAAATCGTTCCTTTTGATAAAATTTCGATTGATAAAACCTTAATTAGGACTAATTATGAATTTAAAGATGAAGTTCCAACCTATGAAGAAATGATTTTTGAAATGTCGGAATGGATCAAAAAGCATAAAATATTATATCCGCATTATGATTTTAATGAGTAA
- the wecB gene encoding UDP-N-acetylglucosamine 2-epimerase (non-hydrolyzing), giving the protein MKYKDKLRLMTIVGTRPEIIKMSAIIKKCEIYFENILVHTGQNYDYELNKIFFDDLEIREPDYYLGVVGDNVGQTMGNVISKSYELMKEVKPDAVIVLGDTNSCLCVISAKRLKIPVFHLEAGNRCKDENLPEEVIRRIVDITSDVNLCYSEHARRYILESGVKPEYTFVVGSPMAEVLSNYMSKIEESDILKKLNLRKNEYILLSAHREENIDIETNFFSLMNAVNAMAKKYDMPILYSCHPRSKKIIEQRNFKFDDRVIQHQPLGFFDYNKLQMNAFCVVSDSGTVPEESSFFKFPSVSIRTSTERPEAMDNGVFIIGSISTEQVLQSVDLATSMNINGDLSTDFKHYSDKNNSIKVVKIIQSYTGIINKMVWKK; this is encoded by the coding sequence ATGAAATATAAAGATAAATTAAGATTAATGACAATTGTTGGGACAAGACCAGAAATAATTAAAATGTCTGCAATAATAAAAAAATGTGAAATATATTTTGAAAATATTTTAGTACATACTGGACAAAATTATGACTATGAATTAAATAAAATATTTTTTGATGATTTAGAAATCCGAGAACCAGATTATTATTTAGGAGTTGTTGGCGACAATGTAGGACAGACTATGGGGAATGTTATTTCTAAATCATATGAACTAATGAAAGAAGTTAAACCAGATGCTGTTATTGTTTTAGGGGATACTAATTCATGTTTATGTGTAATTTCAGCAAAAAGGCTAAAAATTCCTGTATTTCATTTGGAAGCTGGAAATCGTTGTAAAGATGAAAATCTTCCAGAAGAAGTTATTAGAAGAATTGTAGATATTACAAGTGATGTTAATCTTTGCTATTCAGAACATGCTAGAAGGTATATCCTAGAATCAGGTGTAAAACCAGAATATACATTTGTAGTTGGTTCACCAATGGCTGAAGTCTTATCAAATTATATGAGCAAAATTGAAGAAAGTGATATATTAAAAAAATTAAATCTAAGAAAAAATGAATATATATTATTATCTGCTCATAGAGAAGAAAATATTGATATTGAAACCAATTTTTTTTCACTAATGAATGCAGTAAATGCAATGGCTAAAAAATATGATATGCCAATCTTATATTCATGTCATCCACGCTCAAAAAAAATTATTGAACAAAGAAATTTTAAGTTTGATGACAGAGTAATACAACATCAACCATTGGGCTTTTTTGATTATAATAAATTGCAAATGAACGCGTTTTGTGTAGTTTCAGATAGTGGAACTGTTCCGGAAGAAAGCTCTTTTTTTAAATTTCCTTCTGTTTCAATAAGAACTTCTACAGAGAGACCAGAAGCTATGGATAACGGAGTATTTATTATAGGTTCAATATCTACTGAGCAAGTATTGCAATCAGTTGATTTAGCTACTTCTATGAATATAAATGGTGATTTATCCACTGATTTTAAACATTATTCAGATAAAAACAATTCTATAAAAGTAGTGAAAATTATTCAAAGTTATACTGGGATCATTAATAAAATGGTATGGAAAAAATGA
- a CDS encoding glycosyltransferase, with protein sequence MKKILILTAYYYPGFRSGGPQQSIMNMVEIFGNKCDFYILTHNHDLGIEKPYRNIQSDTWLEVGKAKVYYCSNNIYSFKFLKSFDGFDKIYLCEPYQMHSYKILLLNRINKIESQIYLATMGCFSKGAISKKKFKKKIFWITFKTLGLYKNIKWSFSSEFEKKDAIRVIGKKYIQEYLIAEDLPRKFLDLSEIKNTEKKKGYIKIVFLSRICEMKNLLQLITEVSKVKGNIIFDIYGTIEDKKYWNKCEKMLNKLPNNIVWKYKGTVESKDVLNVLVHYDIFCLPTLGENFGHVIYEALVAGCIPIISDRTPWNDLDDNHCGNIIPLKNKSMFVSILQRYIDMSSQEITYYQKKAMLYAEKKYKESVLKSGYRKLIEEES encoded by the coding sequence ATGAAAAAGATTTTAATATTAACTGCTTATTATTATCCAGGATTTCGTTCTGGAGGTCCTCAGCAATCAATAATGAATATGGTTGAAATATTTGGAAACAAATGTGATTTTTATATTTTAACACATAATCATGATTTAGGAATTGAAAAACCATATAGGAATATACAATCAGATACTTGGCTTGAAGTAGGTAAAGCAAAAGTATATTATTGTTCCAATAATATATACTCATTTAAATTTTTAAAGAGTTTTGATGGCTTTGATAAAATATATTTATGTGAGCCTTATCAAATGCATTCATATAAAATATTACTTTTGAATAGAATAAATAAAATAGAAAGTCAAATATATTTAGCCACAATGGGTTGTTTTAGTAAAGGAGCTATATCGAAAAAAAAATTTAAGAAAAAAATATTTTGGATAACATTTAAAACATTAGGCTTATATAAAAATATTAAATGGTCTTTTTCATCTGAATTTGAAAAAAAAGATGCTATAAGAGTGATTGGTAAAAAATATATTCAAGAGTATTTAATTGCGGAGGATTTACCTAGAAAGTTTTTAGATTTATCAGAAATAAAAAATACTGAAAAAAAGAAGGGATATATAAAAATTGTCTTTTTATCAAGAATATGTGAAATGAAGAATTTATTACAATTGATTACAGAAGTTTCAAAAGTAAAAGGAAATATTATTTTTGATATATATGGGACAATAGAGGATAAAAAATATTGGAATAAATGTGAAAAAATGTTAAATAAATTGCCTAATAATATTGTATGGAAATATAAAGGCACAGTTGAGTCAAAGGATGTTTTAAATGTTTTAGTTCATTATGATATTTTTTGCTTACCGACATTAGGTGAAAATTTTGGACATGTTATATATGAAGCACTTGTTGCTGGCTGTATACCAATAATTAGCGATAGGACCCCATGGAATGATTTAGATGATAATCATTGTGGAAACATTATTCCTTTAAAAAATAAAAGTATGTTTGTTTCAATTCTACAAAGATATATAGATATGTCATCACAAGAAATTACTTATTATCAAAAAAAAGCAATGTTATATGCGGAAAAAAAATATAAAGAAAGTGTTTTAAAATCAGGATATCGCAAATTAATAGAAGAAGAAAGTTAA
- the wzy gene encoding O-antigen polysaccharide polymerase Wzy — protein sequence MNLIIKQYNLKISNTIIVTILCLIVEFMKISIHQLKSIIVQFILLFILYYLQFAFSNFEKEIQMRYIAILAIFILIISELSIYYVKKKIDCFGILIILIFIFMFGQHFLFLIGTYPKNLTIISGALSKVTIYKMSFFVLKCVVILNIGYLIKCKKINIKRNNLQISNKEINRKIMFKTGVIFFCISIVPTLIILSKNIYLTFTVGYGERMLNEVYRSSGVQNITGILASFMIPTLLLLFITRKKENKIPIIIIIVYMILYTASGSRINTMILLIGILYLQTNMFSKLNIKKTLKYLSILIMVFLLFSVVSSARSSIGSNLNPKEVIKESFNDTIENSIIVSALSEAGYTFCATATVFENCPSNEPFNYGLSYISGIAYILPNGMTGNFYARIRSTDEVFKGYLNQYGSGIGSSFIGEAYWNFGQSALFLMLIFGIILAKVSNELDYAISSKNYESIFKYTYIFVTIAFYVRSDTRTFLRNYIWFCLPIIFVAYFFKYKYNERSMK from the coding sequence ATGAATTTAATAATTAAACAATACAATTTAAAAATTTCTAATACAATTATAGTTACAATATTGTGCCTCATTGTAGAATTTATGAAAATCTCAATACATCAACTTAAAAGTATAATTGTACAATTTATTTTATTGTTTATCTTATATTATTTACAATTTGCATTCTCAAATTTCGAAAAAGAAATTCAAATGCGATACATAGCTATTTTAGCAATTTTTATTTTAATTATATCTGAATTAAGTATTTATTATGTTAAGAAAAAAATAGATTGTTTTGGTATTTTGATCATATTGATTTTTATATTTATGTTTGGTCAACATTTTTTGTTTTTAATTGGTACATATCCTAAGAATTTGACTATTATTTCTGGAGCGTTGAGTAAAGTGACAATTTACAAAATGAGTTTTTTTGTACTAAAATGTGTAGTGATATTGAATATAGGGTATTTAATTAAGTGTAAAAAAATAAATATTAAGAGAAATAATTTACAAATCTCAAATAAAGAAATAAATAGAAAAATAATGTTTAAAACTGGAGTCATATTTTTCTGTATATCAATAGTACCAACATTAATAATTTTAAGTAAAAATATTTATTTGACATTTACAGTTGGGTATGGTGAAAGAATGTTGAATGAGGTTTATAGGAGTAGTGGAGTTCAGAATATTACTGGTATTTTAGCTAGTTTTATGATTCCTACTTTATTGCTTCTTTTTATTACAAGAAAAAAAGAAAATAAGATACCGATAATTATTATTATAGTTTATATGATTTTATATACAGCTTCTGGAAGTAGAATAAATACTATGATTCTATTAATAGGCATTTTATACTTGCAAACTAATATGTTTTCTAAATTAAATATAAAAAAAACGTTAAAGTATTTATCCATACTAATAATGGTTTTTTTGTTGTTTAGCGTTGTTTCTTCAGCTAGAAGTAGTATAGGTAGTAACTTGAATCCAAAGGAAGTTATAAAGGAAAGTTTTAATGATACAATAGAAAACAGTATTATTGTTTCTGCGTTATCAGAAGCAGGATATACGTTTTGTGCTACGGCTACTGTTTTTGAAAATTGCCCTTCAAATGAACCGTTTAATTATGGACTTTCCTATATTAGTGGAATTGCGTATATTCTACCTAATGGTATGACAGGAAATTTTTATGCTAGAATTAGATCCACTGATGAAGTTTTTAAAGGATATCTAAATCAATACGGTAGTGGAATAGGATCTTCTTTTATAGGTGAAGCCTATTGGAATTTTGGACAAAGTGCTTTATTCTTGATGCTTATTTTTGGAATTATATTAGCAAAAGTGAGTAATGAACTTGATTATGCAATTTCAAGTAAAAATTATGAAAGCATCTTTAAATATACATATATTTTTGTTACAATTGCATTTTATGTTAGAAGTGATACAAGAACATTTTTAAGAAATTATATATGGTTTTGTCTACCAATTATTTTTGTGGCATATTTTTTCAAATATAAATATAACGAAAGGAGCATGAAATGA
- a CDS encoding oligosaccharide flippase family protein — translation MKKSLLHIFAANIIYLLINIFNSFLLPKFLSVDTYAIIKTYTLYVGYAGFLSLGYADGMYLKYGGKDINELDLVDLSTNYKSYTLFELIVCFICLIIALMLNDFVLICFSIGGFFINIIGYYKNLYQAVGEFKLYGKSLNYQTILLFFMSFILIFCFQSDNPKNYIIVQVLSALIVVIYLTLILNKNIHILGVGKVSLKEIVKNISMGFTLMLGNFSSSIFTSLDRWFIKALMTNKFFAYYSFAVSLENIVDVFITPITISLYNSFCKNYSIQHILKIKKMTLLWGFLIITAAFPVKFIIINFLPQYSNAISIILPLFAAQAFYAVIKGVHINLYKAEHKQKKYFKIMIFMMIVAVILNCVLYFFSKQVESFAYATLITAIVWQIYCEIENSKLRFNNNEYVSIILLFISYFVAGNITNAIMGLLLYLLSFLIIVIIFMRDTLQYCLNSIFLYKT, via the coding sequence ATGAAAAAAAGTTTATTGCATATTTTTGCTGCTAATATAATTTATCTTTTAATTAATATATTTAATAGTTTTTTATTGCCAAAGTTTTTAAGTGTGGATACATATGCAATAATAAAAACATATACCTTATATGTTGGCTATGCTGGATTTCTTTCATTGGGATATGCAGATGGGATGTATTTAAAATATGGTGGGAAAGATATTAACGAACTTGATTTAGTTGATTTGAGTACTAATTATAAAAGTTATACGCTTTTTGAACTAATTGTGTGTTTTATTTGTTTGATTATTGCATTGATGTTAAATGATTTTGTATTGATTTGCTTTTCAATTGGAGGTTTTTTTATTAATATTATTGGATACTATAAAAATTTATATCAAGCAGTTGGAGAATTTAAATTATATGGAAAATCATTAAATTATCAAACAATATTGCTTTTTTTTATGAGTTTTATTTTAATCTTCTGTTTTCAATCTGATAATCCTAAAAACTATATAATAGTTCAGGTTTTATCAGCTTTAATAGTGGTGATATATTTAACTCTTATTTTAAATAAAAATATTCATATTTTGGGCGTCGGAAAAGTATCACTTAAAGAGATAGTTAAAAATATATCAATGGGATTTACATTGATGTTAGGTAATTTCTCAAGCAGTATTTTTACAAGTTTAGATAGATGGTTTATAAAGGCTTTGATGACTAATAAATTTTTCGCTTATTATTCATTTGCAGTAAGCTTAGAAAATATAGTAGATGTTTTTATTACCCCTATAACTATTTCTTTATATAATTCATTTTGCAAAAATTATTCTATCCAACATATTTTAAAAATAAAAAAAATGACATTACTTTGGGGATTTCTTATTATTACTGCAGCTTTTCCAGTTAAATTTATAATCATAAATTTTTTACCTCAATATTCTAATGCTATATCTATTATATTACCATTATTTGCTGCACAAGCTTTCTATGCGGTAATAAAAGGAGTACATATCAATTTATATAAAGCAGAACATAAACAAAAAAAATATTTTAAAATAATGATTTTCATGATGATTGTAGCCGTTATTTTAAATTGCGTTTTATACTTTTTTTCAAAACAAGTCGAATCTTTTGCTTATGCTACTTTAATAACTGCGATCGTTTGGCAAATTTATTGTGAAATTGAAAATTCTAAACTTAGATTTAATAATAATGAATATGTTTCTATTATACTTTTATTTATCTCATATTTTGTGGCTGGAAATATTACGAATGCTATAATGGGTTTATTGTTATATTTATTAAGTTTTTTGATTATAGTGATTATTTTTATGAGAGATACATTACAATATTGTCTAAATAGTATTTTTTTATATAAAACATAA
- a CDS encoding site-specific integrase → MSEKRRDNKGRILRTGESQRTDGRYMYKYVNRAGETKVVYSWKLVPTDRVPKGKRDAISLREKEREIQRDLEDGIDTKGKKMTLCELYAKKTAQRSNVKKNTQTGRKYLMDALEQDRLGSRSIDSIKPSDAKEWAVRMKEKGYSFKTISNYKRSLKASFYMAIEDDYVRKNPFDFQLSEVIEDDSESRQALSEEQEEHLLTFLQQDTVYQKYYDDILILLKTGLRISELCGLTARDLDFENHTINIDHQLLRNQEGYYIETPKTKCGIRKVPMSEEAGKALQRVLKRKTGKSIQIDGYRNFLFLNQKGMPMVACNYTSALKNIVRKYNKYHEEPLPKITPHILRHTFCTRLAQKNMNPKNLQYIMGHSSIMITLNLYAHASQTGANMEMRSLIA, encoded by the coding sequence ATGTCAGAAAAAAGACGGGATAACAAAGGTCGCATTTTAAGGACTGGAGAGAGCCAGAGAACAGACGGCAGATATATGTATAAATATGTTAATCGTGCAGGCGAAACAAAGGTTGTGTATTCATGGAAACTTGTGCCTACGGACAGAGTTCCAAAAGGAAAGCGTGATGCTATATCCCTTAGGGAAAAAGAACGGGAGATACAGCGTGATTTAGAGGACGGAATAGATACCAAAGGCAAGAAAATGACCTTATGCGAGCTGTATGCCAAAAAGACAGCACAAAGAAGCAATGTCAAGAAAAACACACAGACAGGGCGAAAGTACCTCATGGACGCATTGGAACAGGACAGGCTGGGTTCTCGAAGCATAGACAGCATTAAACCGTCTGACGCTAAAGAGTGGGCAGTCCGAATGAAAGAAAAAGGGTACAGCTTTAAAACAATCAGTAACTATAAGCGTTCCTTAAAGGCTTCTTTCTACATGGCAATCGAGGACGATTATGTTAGGAAGAACCCTTTTGATTTTCAGTTAAGCGAAGTGATTGAGGACGACAGCGAAAGTAGACAGGCATTAAGCGAAGAACAGGAAGAACATTTACTGACCTTTCTTCAACAGGATACGGTCTATCAGAAGTATTATGATGATATATTGATACTACTGAAAACAGGTTTGCGAATATCGGAATTATGCGGACTGACAGCAAGGGATTTAGACTTTGAAAACCATACAATCAATATCGACCACCAGCTCTTACGCAATCAAGAGGGATATTACATAGAAACGCCGAAAACAAAGTGCGGAATAAGGAAAGTTCCTATGAGTGAAGAAGCTGGAAAAGCGTTGCAAAGAGTGTTGAAAAGAAAAACTGGAAAAAGCATTCAGATTGACGGTTACCGCAATTTCCTGTTTCTCAATCAGAAAGGTATGCCTATGGTGGCTTGCAATTATACTTCTGCATTGAAGAATATCGTAAGGAAATACAACAAGTACCATGAAGAACCTTTGCCAAAGATAACACCGCATATATTAAGACATACGTTTTGTACACGATTAGCACAGAAGAACATGAACCCAAAGAACCTGCAATATATTATGGGGCATTCCAGCATAATGATAACGCTGAACCTGTACGCCCATGCTTCACAGACAGGGGCAAACATGGAAATGCGAAGCCTGATAGCGTAG
- a CDS encoding excisionase — MYDFSMPLWERYLMTIEEASSYFRIGENKLRRIANEYKEECVVMNGNRMLIKKKKLEHLIDKLEEI; from the coding sequence ATGTATGATTTCAGTATGCCATTATGGGAACGCTACCTAATGACGATTGAGGAAGCGTCCAGCTATTTCCGTATCGGCGAAAACAAGCTCCGCCGTATTGCAAATGAATACAAAGAAGAATGTGTTGTGATGAACGGAAACCGTATGCTGATTAAGAAAAAGAAACTGGAACATCTGATTGATAAATTGGAAGAAATCTAA